The sequence TTGCAAGAACTAATTTTCCTGTTCGTTTAGAGTATAAATATGATGGTTTTCGCATGCAAGTACATAAAGCTGGAAATGTTGTCAAGTTATTTACGCGTCGGTTAGAAGAGGTGACAACGCAATTTCCAGATATTGTGGATGCTGTTAAAGAATTGGTTCTACCCAAACAATGTATTGTTGATACTGAAGTGGTTGGCTATGATCCTAAAACAGGTAAATACCAGCCTTTTCAGCATATTTCTAAACGCATTAGACGAAAATATGATATTGCAGGGCTTGCTCAAGTATTGCCTGTTGAATTAAATATTTTTGATGTGCTTTTGCTAAATGGCGAAATTCAGATTGAAAAGCCATTACATGAGCGTCTTAAACTATTACCAACTATTATACAAAAAGAAGTTGCTCGAAAGATAGTCTTAGTAAAAGGCGTTGTTATTGATAAACTTGAAGATGCACAAGAATTTTATGATGAATCTTTGGCTGCAGGTAATGAGGGTATTATGATTAAAGACCTTACTGCACCTTATCAGCCAGGAGGTCGTGTGTCTGCATGGATTAAGATGAAGCCCATTATGGATGAGTTAGACCTTGTTGTTGTGGAGGCAGAGTGGGGTTCTGGAAAGCGAAGTGAATGGATGACTAGTTTCACGTTGGCTTGTCGCACAGCACAAGGCACATTACTGCAGATGGGCAAAGTAGGTACAGGTCTTAAAGAGCTTCCAGACGGCGAGCATGTGACCTTTAGTCAAGTAACTGAGTTACTTAAACCGCTTACTATGGTAACTGAAGGAAAAATTGCCAAAGTTCGTCCTAAAGTTGTGCTTATGGTCGCCTATGAAGAAATCCAAAAGAGTCCTTCGTATAGTTCTGGTTACGCGCTTCGTTTTCCTCGGGTTTTGCGCCTTCGTCCTGATCGTTCCATCGATGATATTGCAAGTATTGATGATGTGCAGGATTTGTATGAATCTCAATAATTGTTCTTTTTTCTCTGCTTAGTATTCGTTTTTCTTGCTCAAACATTTTGAGCAAACTAGTTAGGCCTGCCGAAACCTCTATAAATAGAGAATTCAAACGTTACAGAAACTCTTTACACAAGGTCTTTCTTATAAATATCAAATATGAAACAACGTTTCTACACAGAAACAATGTTTCAAATAATATCTATTGTTTCTAGAATGATAATACTTATAAATAAGTCTTTCCCTAAGACTAAATATGATAACAGATAGGGAGATGATTGAAAAGCTTCTTAGCCCTTCTACACTCAAAATTCTTAAGTTATTTATTAATCATGACGATCAAAGATATTATCTACGAGAGGTGGCTAAACTAACCAAGGTACCTCCTGCCAGTACGTACAGAATACTGCAACAACTTGTTGACATAACTATACTTAGTGTGGAACAGATAAAAAGGTTCAAATTATATTCTTTAAACACAGAAAAAACTTTTTTTCTATCAGAATTACTTCAAGACCGTAAAAATGCAGTTGCTGAGTTTGTGAACACTATTAAAGAGTTTGATGGTGTTCAAATGGTTGTTTTACACGGGAAAGAGGAAAAAGACAAAGCTAACGTTCTTGTTATTGGAACAAACCTAGATACTGATTCTATTAAACGAAATGCAGTCTATATGGGTGAGAAATTCAGTTTTAATATCATTTTGCTCACTTTAACACCTGAACAGTATAATCAAATGTCTTCTATGGGTCTATATCCTGGAAAAAAGAAGATATTATTTGAAGCATAAAGTGAGTAATTTAATTTACTATATTCTAAAACAATAATCTTTATAT comes from Candidatus Woesearchaeota archaeon and encodes:
- a CDS encoding ATP-dependent DNA ligase: MKYAVLAQTFEQLSSTNSRLKKTEILAHFFPKLNDNDIDAAILLLQGRVFPEWDVRTSGVAGKLVLRAIARATGHDQIDVEKMLKKTGDIGQVAENLTIKRRQQTLFSQPLELQDVFDTLQKLASLEGNKSQDVKLAELSRLLTSASPLEAKFIVRTVIEDLRIGIADGTIRDAIAAAWSYGFFAKDFKYDSNVLEHEMQPGFNILKVKEQIKRALDLTADFSVVFAHIKAGKSLEDFKLTLGKPCRVMLARKENSFDEAFARTNFPVRLEYKYDGFRMQVHKAGNVVKLFTRRLEEVTTQFPDIVDAVKELVLPKQCIVDTEVVGYDPKTGKYQPFQHISKRIRRKYDIAGLAQVLPVELNIFDVLLLNGEIQIEKPLHERLKLLPTIIQKEVARKIVLVKGVVIDKLEDAQEFYDESLAAGNEGIMIKDLTAPYQPGGRVSAWIKMKPIMDELDLVVVEAEWGSGKRSEWMTSFTLACRTAQGTLLQMGKVGTGLKELPDGEHVTFSQVTELLKPLTMVTEGKIAKVRPKVVLMVAYEEIQKSPSYSSGYALRFPRVLRLRPDRSIDDIASIDDVQDLYESQ
- a CDS encoding helix-turn-helix domain-containing protein yields the protein MITDREMIEKLLSPSTLKILKLFINHDDQRYYLREVAKLTKVPPASTYRILQQLVDITILSVEQIKRFKLYSLNTEKTFFLSELLQDRKNAVAEFVNTIKEFDGVQMVVLHGKEEKDKANVLVIGTNLDTDSIKRNAVYMGEKFSFNIILLTLTPEQYNQMSSMGLYPGKKKILFEA